A genomic window from Sorex araneus isolate mSorAra2 chromosome 2, mSorAra2.pri, whole genome shotgun sequence includes:
- the LOC101550445 gene encoding olfactory receptor 56-like, protein MALWLNQSSTDGFILLGIFSQSQTDLVLFSAVMVVFLVAVCGNVLLICLIYTDSRLHSPMYFFLSQLSCMDLMLVCDIVPKMATNFLSGQKSISFLGCGVQIVFFASLVGSEGLLLGLMAYDRYVAISHPLHYPVLMSPKVCLQIAGSSWAFGILDGVIQVVAAMTFPYCGLREVDHFFCEFLSLLKLVCIDTSTFEHVLFACCVLMLLLPFSIIVASYAWILGAVLRMRSAQARKKALATCSSHLSAVSLFFGAAMFIYLRPKRYRAPRHDKVVSLFYTVLTPMLNPLIYSLRNQEVMGALRKGLNHCRIGIL, encoded by the coding sequence ATGGCACTATGGCTGAACCAATCTTCCACGGACGGCTTCatcctcctgggcatcttctcCCAGAGCCAGACTGACCTTGTCCTCTTCTCAGCGGTCATGGTTGTCTTCTTAGTCGCCGTCTGTGGGAACGTCCTCCTCATCTGTCTCATCTACACCGACTCTCGGCTCCACagccccatgtacttcttcctcagccaGCTCTCCTGCATGGACCTCATGCTGGTCTGTGACATCGTGCCCAAGATGGCCACCAACTTCCTGTCTGGCCAGAAGTCCATCTCCTTCCTGGGTTGTGGTGTACAAATcgtcttttttgcctctctggtggGATCTGAAGGGCTCCTGCTGGGACTCATGGCTTATGACCGCTACGTAGCCATTAGCCACCCACTCCACTACCCCGTCCTCATGAGTCCCAAGGTCTGTCTCCAGATCGCCGGGAGCTCCTGGGCCTTTGGCATCCTGGATGGTGTGATCCAGGTGGTGGCCGCGATGACCTTCCCCTACTGTGGCTTGAGGGAGGTGGACCACTTCTTCTGCGAGTTTCTGTCCTTACTGAAGCTGGTCTGTATCGATACGTCCACTTTCGAGCACGTGCTCTTCGCCTGCTGTGTTCTCATGCTCCTCCTGCCCTTCTCCATCATTGTGGCCTCCTATGCATGGATCCTCGGGGCAGTGCTCCGTATGCGCTCTGCTCAGGCCCGTAAGAAGGCTCTGGCCACCTGTTCCTCCCACCTCTCAGCTGTCTCCCTCTTCTTTGGGGCCGCCATGTTCATCTACCTGAGGCCTAAGCGCTACCGGGCCCCACGCCATGACAAGGTGGTCTCTCTCTTCTACACAGTCCTCACCCCTATGCTCAACCCTCTCATTTATAGCCTGAGGAACCAGGAGGTGATGGGGGCCCTGAGGAAGGGGCTAAACCATTGCAGAATTGGCATCCTGTAA